Proteins encoded together in one Prevotella scopos JCM 17725 window:
- the nrdD gene encoding anaerobic ribonucleoside-triphosphate reductase, whose amino-acid sequence MEMKNFTITKRDGSKDRFSLDKIMNAILKAFESVNEPTDLGTLSKIIANLNIQNDIKVEDIQNQVELALMKEGYYQVAKSFIVYRQQHTEDRETLEKMKFLSDYCVASNAATGSKFDANANVEHKNIATLIGELPKQGFIRLNRRLLVDRIKKMYGKELADEYIDLLNHHFIYKNDETNLANYCASITMYPWLIGGTNSIGGNSTAPTNLKSFCGGFINMVFMVSSMLAGACATPEFLMYMNYFIQKEYGKDYWERADEVVDLSLRKRTIDKVITDYFEQIVYSLNQPTGARNYQAVFWNISYYDRPYFESLFGNFYFPDGSQPDWESLSWLQKRFMTWFNQERLKTVLTFPVETMALLAENGDCKDKEWGDFAAKMYSEGHSFFTYMSDNADSLSSCCRLRNEIQDNGFSYTLGAGGVSTGSKSVLTINLNRCIQYAVNNNLDYKEYLTHIIELCHKVQLAYNENLKELLRNHMLPLFDAGYINIDRQYLTIGINGLVEAAEFMGLDITPNEEYKKFVQTVLGLIETQNKAFRTKEAMFNCEMIPAENVGVKHAKWDSEDGYFVPRSCYNSYFYRVEDNSLTILDKFKLHGAPYIEHLTGGSALHMNLEEHLSEPQYRQLLRVAAQEGCNYFTFNIPNTVCNDCGHIDKRYMHECPHCHSKNVDYLTRIIGYMKRVSNFSVPRQEEAHRRFYAGEDKYTVNTTNEKLCKESVTETKNA is encoded by the coding sequence ATGGAAATGAAGAACTTTACAATCACAAAACGTGATGGGTCAAAGGATCGGTTCTCCCTCGACAAAATTATGAATGCTATTCTCAAGGCATTCGAAAGCGTCAATGAACCTACTGATTTGGGTACTTTATCAAAAATCATCGCTAACTTAAATATTCAAAACGACATCAAGGTAGAAGACATCCAAAATCAGGTTGAGTTGGCACTTATGAAAGAAGGCTATTATCAAGTAGCAAAAAGTTTCATTGTCTATCGTCAGCAACACACAGAAGACCGTGAAACTCTTGAAAAGATGAAATTTCTTTCTGACTATTGTGTTGCATCAAATGCAGCTACAGGTTCAAAATTTGATGCCAATGCAAATGTTGAACATAAGAACATTGCAACACTTATTGGCGAACTTCCTAAGCAAGGCTTCATTCGTCTCAATCGTAGATTACTTGTTGATCGTATCAAAAAGATGTATGGTAAGGAGCTAGCTGATGAATACATTGATCTCCTTAATCACCATTTTATATATAAGAATGACGAGACAAACCTCGCCAACTATTGTGCTTCCATCACAATGTACCCTTGGCTTATTGGAGGTACAAATTCAATTGGGGGCAATTCGACAGCGCCAACAAATCTGAAAAGTTTCTGTGGTGGCTTTATTAATATGGTATTCATGGTCTCATCTATGCTTGCAGGTGCCTGCGCAACTCCAGAGTTCCTGATGTACATGAACTACTTTATCCAAAAGGAATATGGTAAAGACTACTGGGAGCGTGCTGATGAAGTTGTTGATCTTAGCCTAAGAAAGCGAACCATTGACAAGGTGATTACTGATTACTTTGAACAGATAGTTTATTCACTGAACCAGCCTACAGGTGCTCGCAACTATCAAGCAGTATTCTGGAACATTTCTTATTATGACCGCCCATATTTCGAGTCACTCTTCGGAAACTTCTATTTCCCAGATGGATCACAGCCTGACTGGGAGAGTCTTTCATGGTTACAGAAACGCTTTATGACTTGGTTTAACCAAGAGCGTCTAAAGACTGTTCTCACCTTCCCTGTAGAAACAATGGCTTTGTTAGCAGAGAATGGTGATTGCAAGGATAAGGAATGGGGTGACTTTGCCGCTAAGATGTATTCTGAGGGACATAGTTTCTTCACATACATGAGCGATAATGCTGACTCACTCAGTTCATGCTGCCGTCTGCGTAATGAGATTCAAGACAATGGTTTCTCTTATACACTTGGTGCTGGTGGCGTCTCTACAGGCTCGAAAAGTGTATTGACAATCAACCTCAATCGCTGTATTCAGTATGCAGTTAACAATAACCTTGATTACAAGGAGTATCTCACGCATATTATCGAGTTGTGCCATAAGGTACAATTAGCATACAACGAAAATCTCAAGGAGTTACTGCGTAATCACATGCTCCCACTCTTTGATGCTGGATACATCAACATTGATCGCCAGTATCTCACTATTGGTATCAATGGTCTTGTAGAAGCAGCAGAATTCATGGGACTTGACATCACACCGAATGAAGAATATAAGAAGTTCGTACAGACTGTACTTGGATTGATAGAAACACAGAATAAGGCTTTCCGTACAAAGGAAGCTATGTTCAACTGTGAGATGATTCCTGCAGAGAATGTCGGAGTAAAACATGCTAAATGGGACTCCGAAGATGGGTATTTTGTTCCACGCAGTTGCTATAACAGCTATTTCTATCGTGTTGAGGACAACTCGTTGACAATTCTCGACAAGTTCAAACTGCACGGAGCACCTTATATAGAACATCTAACTGGTGGTTCTGCACTTCACATGAACCTCGAAGAGCACCTCTCCGAACCACAGTATCGCCAGTTGTTGCGTGTCGCTGCACAGGAAGGTTGCAACTACTTCACATTCAACATTCCAAATACCGTCTGCAACGACTGCGGTCACATAGACAAACGTTATATGCACGAATGTCCACATTGTCATTCTAAGAATGTTGATTATCTCACTCGCATCATTGGTTACATGAAACGTGTTAGTAACTTCTCTGTACCTCGCCAAGAGGAAGCACACCGCCGTTTCTATGCAGGAGAAGATAAATATACAGTTAATACAACAAATGAGAAGTTATGTAAAGAATCGGTTACTGAAACCAAGAACGCATAA
- a CDS encoding HAD family hydrolase, which yields MRNISLIAFDADDTLWECQTYFESIEKEYCKLLSVYAPAEEVSKTLFAVETANMPLLGYGSKAFLISLVENAIEVSKGKLKANEVKKIIALGKELLELPAKPMDGVEETLKVLRESGKYNLVVFTKGELLDQKNKFHRSGLSTYFNDIIVVSDKTEKSYHQLCEQFSVGVDQLLMVGNSFRSDIEPVLKLGGWAAHIPFHTIWLHEVVEEYEHPHLLKLDFFSQLKDAL from the coding sequence ATGAGAAATATATCATTAATAGCTTTCGATGCTGATGACACTTTGTGGGAGTGTCAAACTTATTTTGAATCAATTGAGAAGGAATATTGCAAGTTGCTTAGCGTTTATGCCCCTGCAGAGGAAGTGTCCAAAACTTTGTTTGCAGTTGAAACAGCTAATATGCCACTCTTGGGCTATGGTAGTAAGGCTTTTTTAATCTCTTTGGTAGAGAATGCAATAGAAGTAAGTAAAGGAAAACTTAAAGCTAATGAGGTTAAGAAGATTATCGCATTAGGTAAAGAACTTCTTGAGTTACCTGCAAAGCCCATGGATGGCGTTGAAGAAACGCTGAAGGTTCTACGTGAATCAGGGAAATATAATTTGGTTGTCTTTACGAAAGGCGAATTACTTGATCAAAAGAATAAGTTTCATCGTTCGGGGTTAAGTACTTATTTTAATGATATCATCGTTGTTTCAGATAAAACAGAAAAGTCATATCATCAGTTGTGTGAGCAATTTTCTGTCGGTGTTGATCAACTATTAATGGTGGGTAATTCTTTTCGTTCAGATATTGAACCTGTTTTGAAACTTGGCGGTTGGGCTGCACATATTCCATTTCATACTATCTGGTTGCATGAAGTAGTAGAGGAGTACGAACACCCTCACTTGTTGAAGTTAGATTTTTTTTCACAATTAAAAGACGCACTATAA
- the rpmA gene encoding 50S ribosomal protein L27 — protein MAHKKGVGSSKNGRESASKRLGVKIWGGQKIIAGNIIVRQRGNKHFPGENVAQGKDDTLYALADGVVYFHKGKYNKSTVSVLSEEVYAAKTVKPEA, from the coding sequence ATGGCACATAAAAAAGGTGTAGGTAGTTCTAAGAACGGTCGTGAATCAGCTTCAAAGCGTTTAGGTGTTAAGATCTGGGGTGGCCAGAAGATTATCGCAGGTAACATTATCGTTCGTCAGCGCGGTAATAAGCACTTCCCAGGCGAGAATGTTGCACAGGGTAAAGACGACACATTGTATGCTCTTGCAGACGGTGTTGTTTACTTCCACAAGGGCAAGTACAATAAGAGTACTGTTTCTGTCCTTTCAGAGGAGGTTTACGCTGCAAAAACAGTAAAGCCAGAAGCTTAA
- the rplU gene encoding 50S ribosomal protein L21 — MYAIVEINGQQFKAEEGKKLFVNHIKDAEEGKAVEFDKVLLVDNNGTITVGAPTVEGAKVVAEVVAPLVKGDKVIVFKMKRRKDYRKKNGHRTHFTQVEIKSINA; from the coding sequence ATGTACGCAATTGTAGAAATTAACGGTCAGCAGTTCAAGGCTGAGGAGGGCAAGAAGCTCTTCGTAAACCACATCAAAGATGCGGAAGAAGGCAAGGCTGTTGAGTTTGACAAGGTTCTGTTGGTTGATAACAACGGAACAATCACAGTAGGCGCACCAACTGTTGAGGGCGCAAAAGTAGTAGCTGAGGTAGTAGCTCCTCTCGTAAAGGGCGACAAGGTTATCGTCTTCAAGATGAAACGTCGTAAGGACTACAGAAAGAAGAATGGTCATCGTACCCACTTCACTCAGGTAGAAATTAAATCAATTAACGCTTAA
- a CDS encoding ATP-dependent DNA helicase — MSQKKANIDINTIDLDNTELQKALQIIQFTNNSLFLTGKAGTGKSTFLRYIAATTKKKHIILAPTGIAAINAGGSTLHSFFKLPFYPLVPTDKRYSARNLRSTMKYNGDKCKLLREVELIIIDEISMVRADIIDFIDKFLRIYNRNMREPFGGKQLLLVGDVYQLEPVLKEEDRKLLQPFYSSSYFFDAKVFQDYPLVSIELTKVYRQTDSSFISILDHIRTNQVSDTDFKLINERIGARLENADKPEGDFTITLSTKRDTVDWINNEGLESLEGNPVMFLGEIKGEFPESSLPTPIELNLKVGAHIMFIKNDIEKQWVNGTLGIIIGIDEEAGMLYVHTEDGEDLQVQREMWENIRYRFNEEEQRIEEEQIGTYIQFPIKLAWAITVHKSQGLTFKNVNIDFTGGVFAGGQAYVALSRCTSLEGITLKEPLRRNEVFVRSEVTQFAKHYNDNNIISKALKQSKADKEYYDATRAFDDGDFDAFLRNFFLAIHSRYDIERPTAKRFIRRKLNIINKLRAENKELRKQQAEKNEYLKELSVEYVLMGKECEREAMTEAAIANYEKAIALYPDNPTAQKRLKKLKSSTKKNK, encoded by the coding sequence ATGTCTCAAAAGAAAGCAAACATAGACATTAATACAATTGACTTGGATAATACAGAGCTACAAAAAGCGCTTCAAATTATCCAGTTCACCAATAATTCCCTCTTCTTAACCGGAAAAGCAGGAACAGGAAAATCTACGTTTCTACGTTACATTGCTGCTACAACGAAGAAAAAACATATTATTCTAGCACCAACAGGAATTGCTGCAATCAATGCTGGTGGTAGTACGCTACACAGTTTTTTTAAACTCCCTTTCTATCCACTTGTTCCCACAGATAAACGTTATTCTGCGCGCAATCTGCGTAGTACGATGAAATATAATGGTGACAAATGTAAATTGCTACGCGAAGTCGAACTGATTATAATTGACGAAATCAGCATGGTACGGGCTGATATCATTGACTTCATTGACAAATTTCTACGGATATACAATCGTAATATGCGTGAACCATTTGGTGGGAAACAGCTTCTTTTAGTGGGTGATGTTTATCAGCTTGAGCCTGTCTTGAAGGAGGAAGATCGTAAGCTACTACAACCTTTTTATTCAAGCAGTTATTTCTTTGATGCAAAAGTTTTCCAAGATTACCCTCTTGTAAGTATTGAACTCACTAAAGTATATCGTCAGACTGATTCTAGTTTTATATCCATTCTTGACCATATCCGCACGAATCAAGTTTCAGATACAGATTTCAAGTTGATTAATGAGCGCATCGGGGCACGCTTGGAAAATGCAGACAAACCTGAAGGAGATTTCACGATTACTTTATCAACGAAGCGTGATACCGTGGACTGGATTAATAATGAAGGACTCGAAAGTCTTGAAGGAAATCCCGTCATGTTCTTAGGTGAAATCAAAGGCGAATTTCCGGAGAGTAGCCTCCCCACCCCTATCGAATTGAATCTCAAGGTTGGAGCACATATCATGTTTATTAAAAATGACATTGAAAAACAATGGGTCAATGGAACCTTAGGTATCATTATCGGTATCGACGAAGAAGCTGGTATGCTCTATGTCCATACAGAAGATGGTGAAGACTTACAAGTTCAACGTGAGATGTGGGAGAACATAAGATATCGTTTTAATGAGGAAGAACAAAGAATTGAAGAGGAACAGATAGGTACTTATATTCAATTCCCTATTAAATTGGCTTGGGCTATCACTGTTCACAAAAGTCAAGGACTAACCTTCAAAAACGTAAATATTGATTTTACAGGTGGTGTCTTTGCAGGAGGTCAGGCATACGTTGCCCTCTCACGTTGTACAAGTCTTGAGGGTATTACCCTCAAAGAACCTTTACGCCGAAATGAAGTCTTTGTGAGAAGTGAGGTGACACAATTTGCCAAACATTATAACGATAACAATATTATCTCGAAAGCACTCAAGCAGAGCAAGGCTGACAAAGAGTACTATGATGCAACACGTGCATTCGATGATGGCGACTTTGATGCCTTTCTTCGTAATTTTTTTCTTGCAATCCATAGTAGATATGATATTGAACGACCTACAGCAAAGCGTTTTATCAGACGCAAACTGAATATCATAAACAAACTGCGCGCTGAGAACAAAGAACTTAGGAAGCAGCAAGCTGAAAAGAATGAATATCTAAAAGAACTATCCGTTGAATACGTTTTAATGGGTAAAGAGTGCGAACGTGAAGCAATGACTGAAGCAGCTATTGCTAACTATGAGAAAGCAATTGCCCTCTACCCCGATAACCCTACAGCACAAAAAAGATTGAAGAAACTAAAGTCTTCAACAAAGAAGAATAAATAG
- a CDS encoding transglycosylase domain-containing protein, which yields MVKKIFRFIKSIFRGLINFFPWYAKLYKGRAWYTKATIGVVSFFVAIFLYLGMVDINFLWLFGKSPGFIDIKTPPTYAASEIYSADSVLIGRFYKENRTPVKYEEVNSAFWNALISTEDERFYSHHGIDFMGIGGAIKDAVTGSGGRGASTITQQLAKNMFRVRTQYSSGLLGHVPGLRMLIMKSKEWIIAIKLELIYSKKEILTMYANTVDFGNNSFGVKTAAKTYFNTSPSKLSIDQAATLVGMLKATTYYNPILHPKNSIRRRNTVLYNMVTHNVLPRSEYAVCSKLPMKLDVHVEENYDGQAQYFREYISDYFKDWMKDNGYDLYSSGLRIYTTIDTRMQKYAEQAATKQMKKVQQTFNNHWRGMQPWRDAKGDEIPGFIEGIAERQPFYKKLLQKYPNQRDSVLYYLNKPHKVTLFDYEKGHIEKEMSSMDSIRYMVKFMHCAMVAMEPETGAVRAWVGDIDFKTWKYDKVVAQRQPGSTFKLFVYSEAFNQGLTPCDKRRDEYISMEVLDKKTGLMKTWTPHNANGRFSNDSITLKSAFARSINSIAVRLGQEMGIKNIIRTAQEMGIKSPLDDEPSLALGSSDVNLLELVNAYSTVANEGEHHVPVVVTRILDKDGNEVYVAPKDHERVLPYKSAFLMQQMLKAGVNEGGGTSLALRHYIFGDTDWGGKTGTSNNHSDAWFIAVSPKLVVGAWVGGEYRSIHFRTGALGQGSKTALPICGEFIYSLMRDKAFQKYHAKWQIDPDEGIDPTAYNCQPTVIRHALPDSLQGVISRRRHQEKEEEPIDENENNDEGGFILEPMPQPAPERENNSPNNESQKIIKKAKKPRSEDMEV from the coding sequence ATGGTAAAGAAAATATTTAGATTCATAAAAAGCATTTTCCGTGGGCTAATCAACTTTTTTCCTTGGTATGCAAAACTCTATAAAGGTCGTGCTTGGTACACAAAGGCTACTATAGGAGTTGTATCCTTCTTTGTAGCCATCTTCCTTTATTTGGGTATGGTTGACATCAATTTCCTCTGGCTATTTGGGAAATCACCAGGTTTTATAGATATCAAAACACCGCCAACTTATGCTGCATCTGAGATCTATAGTGCTGATTCCGTTCTGATTGGTCGGTTTTATAAAGAGAATCGTACACCTGTAAAGTATGAGGAAGTCAACTCTGCTTTTTGGAATGCGCTCATCAGTACTGAGGATGAACGTTTTTATAGTCATCATGGAATTGACTTTATGGGCATCGGAGGTGCTATCAAAGATGCCGTGACAGGCAGTGGAGGTCGTGGAGCATCCACCATCACACAGCAATTAGCCAAGAATATGTTTCGCGTTCGTACACAATATTCTTCGGGTCTGCTGGGGCATGTTCCAGGCTTGAGAATGCTTATCATGAAGAGCAAAGAGTGGATTATCGCCATTAAGCTAGAGCTTATCTACTCTAAGAAAGAGATTCTTACGATGTATGCCAATACCGTTGATTTCGGTAATAACTCTTTTGGTGTAAAGACAGCGGCTAAGACATACTTTAACACAAGTCCGTCTAAGTTGTCAATTGACCAAGCTGCAACATTGGTAGGTATGTTGAAGGCTACAACTTATTATAATCCAATCTTACATCCAAAGAACTCTATTCGCCGTCGTAATACCGTGTTATATAATATGGTAACACATAACGTATTACCTCGTAGTGAATACGCAGTATGTTCAAAACTTCCAATGAAGTTAGATGTACATGTTGAGGAGAACTATGATGGTCAGGCACAATATTTCCGCGAGTATATATCCGACTACTTCAAAGATTGGATGAAAGACAATGGTTATGATCTCTATAGCAGCGGATTGAGGATTTATACAACCATTGATACTAGAATGCAGAAATATGCTGAACAGGCTGCCACTAAGCAGATGAAGAAGGTTCAACAGACTTTTAACAATCATTGGCGTGGTATGCAACCATGGAGAGATGCAAAGGGAGACGAAATACCTGGCTTTATTGAGGGTATTGCAGAACGCCAACCTTTCTATAAGAAGTTGTTACAGAAATATCCAAACCAGCGTGATAGCGTTCTCTATTATCTCAACAAACCACATAAGGTTACTCTCTTCGACTATGAAAAGGGACACATTGAGAAAGAGATGTCGTCAATGGACTCTATTCGCTATATGGTAAAGTTCATGCACTGTGCCATGGTAGCGATGGAACCAGAAACCGGTGCTGTACGTGCTTGGGTGGGCGATATTGACTTCAAGACGTGGAAGTATGACAAGGTTGTTGCACAGCGTCAGCCTGGTTCAACCTTCAAACTCTTTGTTTATTCAGAAGCGTTCAATCAAGGACTTACTCCATGCGACAAACGTCGTGACGAGTATATTAGCATGGAAGTACTCGATAAGAAGACTGGCCTGATGAAGACATGGACACCTCACAATGCCAATGGTCGATTCTCTAATGATTCTATCACACTGAAAAGTGCATTTGCTCGCAGTATCAACTCGATTGCAGTGCGCTTAGGACAAGAGATGGGTATAAAGAATATTATTCGTACTGCACAGGAGATGGGTATCAAAAGTCCTTTGGATGATGAGCCATCTTTGGCATTGGGATCAAGCGACGTGAACCTTTTAGAATTGGTAAATGCCTATAGCACTGTTGCCAATGAAGGTGAACATCATGTTCCAGTTGTGGTTACACGAATCTTGGATAAAGATGGTAATGAGGTCTATGTTGCACCAAAAGACCATGAGCGAGTGTTACCTTACAAGTCTGCCTTCCTCATGCAACAAATGCTGAAAGCTGGAGTGAATGAAGGTGGCGGTACAAGTCTGGCTCTACGCCATTATATTTTCGGTGATACGGACTGGGGAGGAAAGACAGGAACAAGTAATAACCACTCTGACGCATGGTTTATTGCAGTCAGTCCAAAGCTTGTTGTAGGTGCATGGGTAGGTGGAGAATACCGCTCAATTCACTTCCGTACAGGTGCTTTAGGACAAGGTTCGAAGACAGCCTTACCTATCTGTGGAGAGTTTATTTACAGCTTAATGCGTGATAAGGCCTTCCAGAAGTATCATGCTAAGTGGCAAATAGATCCAGACGAAGGAATTGATCCAACAGCATACAATTGTCAGCCTACAGTGATTCGTCATGCTTTACCAGATTCATTACAGGGTGTTATCTCTAGACGCCGACATCAAGAAAAGGAAGAAGAGCCTATTGATGAAAACGAAAACAATGATGAGGGTGGCTTTATCTTAGAGCCAATGCCACAGCCAGCCCCAGAAAGAGAAAACAACAGTCCTAATAATGAATCACAGAAAATCATAAAGAAGGCAAAGAAGCCGCGCAGTGAGGATATGGAAGTATAG
- the miaA gene encoding tRNA (adenosine(37)-N6)-dimethylallyltransferase MiaA: MKNKTLIVITGSTGVGKTETTLRIAEHFNVPVINADSRQIFSEIPVGTAAPTAEQQQRIQHYFVGSHHLEDYYSASRYEQDVMELINTQSSPIALLSGGSMMYIDAVCKGIDDIPTILPEIRRNMMDRLEAEGLEQMCKLLREKDPAYWEIVDKNNPRRVIHALEICVQTGKTYTSFRLNTIKERPFNIIKIGLNRDRDELYQRINQRVLKMIEDGMIEEALQVYPKRSLNSLNTVGYKELFEYLDGLTTLDEAIFKIQSNTRRYARKQLTWYKKDATFRWFHPDKIEEILNYIQTMISDTSKEVLLY; the protein is encoded by the coding sequence TTGAAAAACAAAACTTTAATTGTCATCACTGGTTCGACAGGCGTTGGTAAAACAGAGACAACCCTTCGTATTGCTGAACATTTCAACGTACCCGTTATCAATGCGGATTCACGACAGATTTTCTCCGAAATTCCGGTAGGAACAGCAGCACCAACAGCCGAGCAGCAACAACGAATACAACATTATTTTGTTGGTAGCCATCACTTAGAAGATTACTACTCTGCCAGCCGATATGAACAGGACGTGATGGAACTGATTAATACTCAGTCCTCCCCTATCGCTCTGTTATCAGGCGGCTCTATGATGTATATTGATGCAGTATGTAAAGGGATTGATGATATTCCTACAATTCTCCCCGAGATAAGAAGGAATATGATGGATCGTTTGGAAGCTGAAGGACTTGAACAAATGTGCAAACTGTTGCGAGAAAAGGATCCTGCGTATTGGGAAATAGTTGATAAGAATAACCCACGACGTGTTATCCATGCACTTGAAATATGTGTTCAAACAGGAAAGACATACACATCATTCCGCTTAAATACTATAAAGGAACGTCCTTTTAATATCATCAAGATAGGCTTAAATCGTGATAGAGATGAACTTTATCAAAGAATCAATCAACGAGTTTTAAAAATGATTGAAGATGGAATGATTGAAGAAGCTTTACAAGTTTATCCAAAGCGTTCACTTAATTCTCTTAATACTGTTGGTTATAAAGAGTTATTTGAATATCTTGATGGCTTAACGACTCTTGACGAGGCCATATTTAAGATACAGAGTAATACCCGTAGATATGCTCGGAAACAACTCACATGGTATAAAAAAGATGCAACTTTTAGATGGTTTCATCCCGATAAGATTGAAGAAATCTTAAATTATATCCAAACAATGATATCAGATACAAGTAAAGAAGTACTTTTGTATTAA
- the lpxA gene encoding acyl-ACP--UDP-N-acetylglucosamine O-acyltransferase: MNQISPLAFVHPEAKLGDNNIIGPFCYIDKNTVIGDNNVFQNSVTIHVGARLGNNNEIFPGASISTKPQDLKFRNEDSLCEIGDNNSIRENVTISRGTASKGTTKVGSNNLLMECVHIAHDCVIGSGDIIGNSTKFAGEVTVDDNAIISANILCHQFCHIGGYVMIQGGSRFSMDVPPYIIVGKEPARYMGINLIGLRRRGFSNELIELIHNAYRILYGTGTRAENIQRIKNELQVTPEIQRIIDFVESSERGIIK; this comes from the coding sequence ATGAACCAGATAAGTCCATTGGCCTTTGTTCATCCAGAGGCGAAACTTGGTGATAATAATATAATTGGACCATTCTGTTACATCGATAAGAATACTGTCATCGGTGACAATAATGTGTTCCAGAATAGTGTAACGATCCATGTAGGCGCACGTTTGGGCAATAACAATGAGATTTTCCCTGGTGCCAGCATCTCAACTAAACCTCAGGACTTGAAGTTTAGGAACGAAGATTCATTGTGTGAGATCGGTGACAACAACTCTATTCGTGAGAATGTTACCATCTCACGCGGTACGGCTTCTAAGGGTACTACAAAGGTTGGTAGCAACAACTTGTTGATGGAGTGTGTACATATAGCACATGATTGTGTCATTGGCTCTGGTGACATTATTGGCAATTCAACAAAGTTTGCAGGTGAGGTAACAGTTGATGATAATGCTATTATCTCTGCAAACATTCTTTGCCATCAATTCTGCCATATCGGTGGATACGTTATGATTCAGGGAGGATCTCGTTTCTCAATGGATGTTCCACCTTATATTATTGTTGGTAAGGAGCCTGCTCGTTACATGGGTATTAACCTTATCGGTCTGCGTCGTCGTGGTTTTTCAAATGAACTTATCGAACTAATTCACAATGCATATCGCATCCTGTATGGAACAGGTACACGCGCCGAAAATATCCAGAGAATTAAGAATGAATTGCAAGTAACACCAGAAATACAACGTATAATTGATTTTGTTGAGTCGTCTGAACGTGGTATTATTAAATAG